A window of Pirellulales bacterium contains these coding sequences:
- a CDS encoding transketolase — translation MSAPLSTLDMQRKAIRLRRSLLTAIAGAGAGHTGGSLSCVDILSVLYNRVLNVSPATAGDPLRDRYVQSKGHSVEALYAVLADRGFFPEAELATLCQYRSPFVGHPTRKIPGIEMNTGALGHGLPICVGMAIAGKLDDAPYRVFTLLGDGELAEGSNWEAAMCAAHYRLDNLTAILDRNTLQITGPTREVCGSEPVGDKFRAFGWRVSVVDGHDFDALTDVFQSAGVGPDADRPHFVIADTIKGRGVSYMERVLKWHHGVPSEEELAAALAEFDSAEAALEAATR, via the coding sequence ATGTCCGCCCCGCTTTCCACCCTCGACATGCAGCGCAAGGCAATCCGCCTGCGGCGTTCGCTCCTGACGGCGATCGCCGGCGCCGGCGCCGGGCACACGGGGGGAAGCCTCTCGTGCGTCGATATCCTCAGCGTCCTCTACAACCGCGTGCTTAACGTTTCGCCGGCGACCGCCGGCGATCCGCTTCGCGACCGCTACGTGCAGAGCAAGGGGCACTCGGTCGAGGCGCTCTACGCCGTGCTTGCCGACCGGGGATTCTTTCCCGAGGCGGAATTGGCGACGCTGTGCCAGTACCGCTCCCCGTTCGTCGGGCATCCCACGCGCAAGATCCCTGGCATCGAGATGAACACCGGCGCACTCGGGCACGGCCTGCCGATCTGCGTCGGGATGGCGATCGCCGGCAAGCTCGACGACGCCCCCTACCGCGTCTTCACCTTGTTGGGGGACGGCGAGTTGGCCGAGGGCTCCAATTGGGAGGCCGCGATGTGCGCCGCACATTACCGGCTCGACAATCTCACGGCGATCCTCGACCGCAACACGCTGCAGATCACCGGTCCGACCCGCGAGGTGTGCGGCAGCGAGCCGGTCGGCGACAAGTTTCGTGCATTCGGCTGGCGGGTGAGCGTCGTCGACGGCCACGATTTCGACGCCCTGACCGACGTGTTTCAATCCGCCGGAGTCGGGCCCGATGCGGACCGGCCCCACTTTGTCATTGCCGACACGATCAAGGGCCGGGGGGTGAGCTACATGGAGCGGGTCCTCAAGTGGCACCACGGCGTTCCCAGCGAGGAGGAACTGGCTGCGGCGCTCGCCGAGTTCGATTCGGCCGAGGCCGCTTTGGAGGCCGCAACCCGATGA
- the glpK gene encoding glycerol kinase GlpK: MKLLALDQSTSATKAVLVDLDGRVVDRASCDHRQLYPQPGRVEHDAEEIWQNVQAVVRELADRRPDAMAELAGLCVANQRETVVVFDRATGAPLHNAIVWQCRRGAPICQELAEAGHEPFVQDRTGLKLDTYFPAAKLVHLMRERPDLASRLNAGDAVVGTIDAYLVHRLTGGAVFATDHTNASRTLLYDVRRLSWDQQLCDLFGVPQAALPEIRESAAMFGVTDVGGALPRAAPICGVMGDSQASLFAQRRFQPGEGKATFGTGTSVLLNIGHEPRPATASAVLALAWVLDARPTYAYEGLINCSAATIAWIRDQLGLIADAAESERLAQTVDDNGGVYFVPAFAGLSAPHWSPDARAAIVGMSGHTNKAHVVRAALESIAYQLRDVLDALRAESGVAPRVLSVDGGPTRNAFLMQLVADVTRVDLQVADVPESSACGAAQAGWIGLGRRTLADLAAESQGGATYRPQLPAAEADRLYAGWQQAVRRVLL, from the coding sequence ATGAAGCTTCTCGCCCTCGATCAAAGCACCTCGGCCACCAAGGCGGTGCTCGTCGATCTCGACGGGCGGGTCGTCGACCGCGCGTCTTGCGATCATCGGCAGCTCTACCCGCAGCCGGGGCGGGTCGAGCATGATGCGGAGGAGATTTGGCAGAACGTGCAGGCCGTCGTGCGGGAATTGGCCGATCGCCGTCCCGACGCGATGGCCGAGTTGGCCGGGTTGTGCGTCGCCAACCAACGCGAGACGGTCGTTGTGTTCGATCGCGCTACGGGTGCGCCGCTTCACAACGCGATCGTGTGGCAGTGCCGCCGCGGGGCGCCGATCTGTCAGGAACTGGCCGAGGCCGGGCATGAGCCGTTTGTACAGGATCGCACGGGGCTGAAACTCGACACCTACTTCCCCGCCGCCAAGCTCGTGCACTTGATGCGCGAGCGCCCCGACCTCGCCTCGCGACTCAATGCGGGGGACGCGGTCGTGGGGACGATCGACGCCTACCTCGTCCACCGCCTGACCGGCGGCGCCGTCTTCGCCACCGACCATACGAACGCCAGCCGCACGCTGTTGTACGACGTCCGCCGGCTCTCCTGGGACCAACAGCTCTGCGATCTGTTCGGCGTGCCGCAAGCGGCGCTCCCCGAGATTCGCGAAAGCGCCGCCATGTTCGGCGTCACGGACGTTGGCGGAGCGCTGCCGCGAGCGGCGCCGATTTGCGGCGTCATGGGCGATTCGCAAGCCTCGCTCTTCGCCCAGCGCCGCTTCCAGCCGGGCGAAGGCAAGGCCACGTTCGGTACGGGGACCAGCGTCCTGCTGAACATCGGCCACGAGCCGCGTCCCGCGACGGCCAGCGCCGTGCTCGCACTCGCCTGGGTGCTCGACGCTCGACCGACCTATGCCTACGAAGGGCTGATCAACTGCTCGGCCGCCACGATTGCCTGGATCCGCGATCAACTGGGGCTCATCGCCGATGCGGCCGAGTCGGAACGGCTCGCCCAGACGGTCGACGACAACGGCGGCGTGTACTTCGTCCCCGCGTTCGCCGGGCTAAGCGCTCCCCATTGGAGCCCCGACGCCCGCGCCGCGATCGTCGGCATGTCGGGCCACACGAACAAAGCTCACGTCGTTCGCGCCGCGCTAGAGTCGATTGCGTACCAACTCCGTGACGTGCTCGACGCCTTGCGTGCCGAAAGCGGCGTCGCCCCGCGCGTGTTGTCCGTCGACGGCGGCCCGACGCGGAACGCCTTTCTCATGCAACTGGTCGCCGACGTGACGCGGGTCGACCTGCAGGTCGCCGACGTCCCCGAATCCTCCGCCTGCGGCGCTGCGCAGGCCGGTTGGATCGGCCTGGGACGACGCACGCTGGCCGATCTCGCCGCTGAATCGCAAGGCGGCGCGACCTATCGTCCCCAACTGCCCGCGGCGGAAGCCGACCGCCTCTACGCCGGCTGGCAACAAGCGGTCCGGCGGGTGCTGCTGTAG
- a CDS encoding zinc ribbon domain-containing protein: protein MQTCQKCKSDVRDGARICRVCGAIVDDPIDSAPTAATEIDFPTPEGDALDPAATKLDRWVCATCREEVEPSFDLCWNCGTHRDGTPDPDFRRVDDIATDGLSGTQRGVDVAGESTPDPALSPSKSCPDCQGELRTIRLIDHSGQNHSHQELTYAQGDAERGWFFGRFEEAGKVVALMCCSCGRILLYGEPH, encoded by the coding sequence ATGCAGACATGCCAGAAGTGCAAGAGCGACGTCCGAGACGGGGCCCGCATCTGCCGCGTCTGCGGGGCGATCGTCGACGATCCGATCGATTCGGCGCCGACTGCGGCAACTGAAATCGACTTCCCGACGCCGGAAGGGGACGCACTCGATCCTGCGGCTACGAAACTCGACCGCTGGGTTTGCGCTACGTGTCGCGAGGAAGTCGAGCCGTCGTTTGATCTCTGCTGGAACTGCGGCACACATCGTGACGGAACGCCGGATCCCGATTTCCGCCGTGTTGACGACATAGCGACCGACGGTCTCTCCGGAACGCAAAGAGGAGTCGACGTCGCCGGAGAATCAACACCAGACCCGGCTCTTTCGCCGTCGAAGTCGTGTCCCGACTGCCAGGGAGAACTCCGGACGATCCGCTTGATCGACCACAGCGGCCAGAATCATTCGCACCAAGAACTCACGTACGCTCAAGGAGATGCCGAGCGCGGTTGGTTCTTCGGACGCTTTGAAGAAGCGGGCAAGGTCGTCGCACTCATGTGCTGTTCTTGCGGTCGCATCCTCTTGTATGGTGAGCCACACTGA
- a CDS encoding DUF5060 domain-containing protein, with protein MGLPGQRDDDVNRRGRQALRAASGFVALLAGLGAAGAESLDVPSVGRYRVFEAAVTNPKPYANKFADVRLTCTYTAPSGRAIDFSGFFDGDGCGGGDATTGDVWKLRFLPDELGEWSYEYRWSDGTQGGAGRFRCVADGAGKGVLRPYAKNPRWLAYNGDEPVLVKSYYETGHGSIAQPFDWVSENVYQPLLDRGYNHLQVNWLLSLCCFGQYYEDGPPPETLELALYDEGEPTSMRLEVWRLMERRLGWLNDRNVGVHMFLGFQGGKNDGPEWGAMSENEKDLFVEYVVARLAPYANIAGWNFVWEDPGHRESHELGLARRLAKYDAFDHLRTYQDEHPRDNEYQRPEYNFAAIENHRIAAPEKPIDRNYHQTAWTHHMACLVAYVPGKPVYMSEGNALWRRYWAERTGATQDDLRQAAWGCVTAGASFCWNGHAKEYGMTVFGPEGMPFHGDDNPYVLVAKQIDVLFEVMEREVVFYRMEPSDHWLAEHDPYRTWCLAEPGKQALAFTAQGEPFTLHALPGTYVAKWLDAKTGAATPAGEVEYAAEDVRLTEPDERRNGTGAKRFAPPDRETDWVLVLKRRN; from the coding sequence ATCGGGCTTCCAGGTCAGCGAGACGACGACGTGAACAGGCGGGGTCGACAAGCGTTGCGAGCGGCGTCAGGGTTCGTCGCCCTCCTGGCAGGCCTCGGCGCTGCGGGGGCTGAATCCCTGGACGTGCCGAGCGTGGGGCGATACCGCGTGTTCGAGGCGGCCGTGACGAACCCCAAGCCGTACGCGAACAAGTTCGCCGACGTGCGGCTGACGTGCACCTACACGGCCCCGAGCGGCAGAGCGATCGATTTTTCGGGGTTCTTCGACGGCGACGGTTGCGGCGGCGGGGACGCGACGACCGGCGACGTCTGGAAGCTGCGTTTCCTGCCCGACGAACTCGGCGAGTGGAGCTACGAATATCGCTGGAGCGACGGTACGCAGGGCGGAGCGGGGCGATTTCGCTGCGTCGCCGACGGCGCCGGCAAGGGCGTGCTGCGTCCCTATGCGAAGAACCCCCGGTGGCTCGCGTACAACGGCGACGAACCGGTGCTCGTGAAATCGTACTACGAAACGGGGCACGGCTCGATCGCTCAGCCGTTTGACTGGGTCAGCGAGAACGTCTACCAACCGCTTCTCGACCGGGGGTACAACCACCTGCAAGTCAACTGGCTGCTGTCGCTCTGCTGCTTCGGCCAGTACTACGAAGACGGACCGCCGCCGGAGACGCTCGAACTGGCGCTGTACGACGAGGGAGAACCGACCTCGATGCGGCTGGAGGTGTGGCGGCTCATGGAGCGACGGCTCGGGTGGCTCAACGATCGCAACGTCGGCGTTCACATGTTCCTGGGCTTTCAGGGCGGCAAGAACGACGGCCCCGAGTGGGGCGCCATGAGCGAAAACGAAAAGGACCTGTTCGTCGAGTACGTCGTCGCCCGACTGGCGCCGTACGCGAACATCGCGGGATGGAACTTCGTGTGGGAGGACCCAGGCCATCGCGAGAGCCACGAACTGGGACTCGCGCGGCGGCTGGCCAAGTACGACGCGTTCGACCACCTGCGGACCTACCAGGACGAGCACCCTCGCGACAACGAATACCAACGGCCGGAGTACAACTTCGCGGCGATCGAGAACCACCGGATCGCCGCGCCGGAAAAGCCGATCGACCGCAACTATCACCAGACCGCCTGGACCCATCACATGGCGTGCCTCGTGGCCTACGTGCCGGGCAAGCCGGTGTACATGTCCGAGGGGAACGCCCTGTGGCGGCGATACTGGGCCGAACGAACCGGCGCCACGCAGGACGACCTGCGGCAAGCGGCTTGGGGATGCGTCACCGCGGGGGCGTCGTTCTGCTGGAACGGCCACGCCAAAGAGTACGGCATGACCGTGTTCGGCCCCGAGGGGATGCCGTTCCACGGCGACGACAACCCGTACGTTCTCGTCGCCAAGCAGATCGACGTCCTGTTCGAGGTGATGGAGCGCGAGGTCGTGTTCTATCGCATGGAACCGAGCGATCATTGGCTCGCAGAGCACGATCCCTACCGCACGTGGTGCCTGGCGGAGCCTGGGAAGCAGGCCCTGGCGTTCACAGCGCAGGGGGAGCCCTTCACGCTGCACGCCCTGCCGGGGACGTACGTTGCCAAGTGGCTCGACGCGAAAACAGGCGCGGCGACGCCTGCGGGCGAGGTCGAGTATGCGGCCGAAGACGTCCGCTTGACCGAGCCGGACGAACGCCGCAACGGGACGGGAGCGAAACGGTTCGCGCCGCCGGATCGCGAGACCGATTGGGTGTTGGTGCTGAAGCGGCGGAATTAG